From a single Calothrix sp. NIES-2098 genomic region:
- a CDS encoding type II secretion system protein E yields the protein MTYSSPQRRSTALTTKTEFSPFGNKLVQAGYVNSEQMRQALIESRKSGVPLTEMLESITGRQLSPELLRQYKKQQLFELKILYGVEFLDPEVSQLGNTMVGRLIETLIPVDICRRHRLIPLSKHEDQNPPCVLVAMVDPDNLEASDDLNRILRPQGLALQRMVITQEDYQQLINQYLDELAIRQKHLEQEKFTDINQDLENLNNLDIDDTPDEMEADLGSAMKGAEDAPIINLVNRILAKALHEKVSDIHIEPQEENLRIRFRKDGVLREAFDPLPKKIIPAVTARFKIISSLDIAERRLPQDGRIRRMFEGRKVDFRVNTLPSRYGEKVCLRILDNSSTQLGLNKLITDQETLDIVKDMVSRPFGLILVTGPTGSGKTTSLYSALAEKNDPGVNISTVEDPIEYSLPGITQVQVIREKGLDFATALRAFLRQDPDVLLVGETRDKETAKTAIEAALTGHLVLTTLHTNDAPGAIARLGEMGIEPFMVSSSLIGVLAQRLVRRVCPDCRIPYTPTPEELARYGLSASQEVNVTFYKANSIPNESQAEAKAKGQVCSTCNGVGYKGRCGVYEVMRITENLQTLINEEAPTERIKEVAVEEGMKTLLAYSLDLVRQGSTTLEEVERVTFTDTGLEAELKAKRKSGLTCRTCDATLQPEWLDCPYCMTPRFSD from the coding sequence ATGACTTACTCGTCACCGCAACGGCGCAGTACCGCTCTTACTACAAAAACAGAGTTTTCGCCCTTTGGCAATAAGCTAGTGCAGGCTGGCTATGTTAATAGCGAACAGATGCGGCAAGCGCTGATTGAAAGCCGCAAGTCTGGTGTCCCCTTAACCGAGATGCTAGAGTCAATCACCGGGCGACAACTATCACCTGAATTACTTAGGCAATACAAGAAACAGCAGTTATTTGAACTTAAAATACTATACGGTGTTGAATTCCTCGATCCGGAAGTCAGCCAGCTTGGTAATACGATGGTGGGGAGGCTGATTGAAACTCTAATCCCAGTAGATATTTGTCGTCGCCATCGTTTGATTCCACTATCAAAACATGAAGACCAAAACCCACCCTGCGTTTTAGTGGCGATGGTCGATCCGGATAATCTAGAGGCTTCAGATGATCTCAACCGCATCTTGCGCCCACAAGGTTTAGCATTACAGCGCATGGTAATTACCCAAGAGGATTACCAACAACTAATTAATCAATATCTAGATGAACTAGCTATTCGGCAAAAACATCTCGAACAAGAAAAGTTTACAGATATCAATCAGGATTTAGAAAATCTCAATAATCTTGACATTGATGATACTCCTGATGAGATGGAGGCTGACTTGGGATCTGCGATGAAGGGTGCAGAAGATGCACCAATCATCAATCTCGTCAATAGAATTCTTGCCAAAGCCTTGCATGAGAAAGTTTCTGATATTCATATTGAACCGCAAGAAGAAAACCTCCGCATTCGCTTTCGTAAGGATGGGGTGCTGCGAGAAGCTTTCGACCCGCTACCGAAAAAAATCATTCCGGCAGTGACAGCCCGGTTTAAAATCATCTCCAGTTTAGACATTGCTGAAAGGCGTCTACCCCAAGATGGACGCATCCGCAGGATGTTTGAGGGACGGAAAGTGGATTTTCGTGTCAATACCTTACCCAGTCGCTACGGGGAAAAGGTTTGTTTACGGATTTTGGATAACTCCTCTACCCAACTGGGATTGAATAAGTTGATTACCGACCAGGAAACCTTAGATATTGTTAAGGATATGGTCAGTCGTCCCTTTGGTTTGATTTTGGTTACAGGGCCGACTGGTTCTGGTAAAACCACCTCACTGTATTCTGCACTGGCAGAAAAGAACGATCCGGGGGTCAACATCAGTACGGTGGAAGACCCGATTGAGTACAGTTTGCCAGGGATTACGCAAGTACAGGTCATTCGGGAAAAAGGGCTAGATTTTGCTACCGCTTTGCGGGCTTTTCTGCGGCAAGACCCAGATGTCCTACTAGTGGGTGAAACCCGAGACAAGGAAACTGCCAAAACGGCAATTGAAGCTGCTTTAACAGGTCACTTAGTATTAACCACCTTACATACTAATGATGCCCCAGGCGCGATCGCTCGTTTGGGAGAAATGGGTATTGAACCTTTCATGGTTTCTAGTTCTCTGATTGGCGTTTTAGCACAGCGCTTGGTACGACGTGTTTGTCCTGATTGTCGAATTCCTTATACTCCTACGCCCGAAGAACTGGCTCGTTATGGTCTGTCAGCTTCTCAAGAAGTGAATGTAACTTTTTATAAAGCTAACAGCATACCCAACGAATCTCAAGCAGAAGCTAAAGCCAAAGGTCAGGTTTGCTCAACTTGTAATGGTGTTGGTTACAAGGGACGTTGTGGTGTTTATGAGGTTATGAGAATCACCGAAAACTTACAAACCCTAATCAATGAAGAAGCACCTACAGAACGCATTAAAGAAGTAGCTGTAGAAGAGGGTATGAAAACCTTGTTGGCTTACAGTCTAGATTTAGTACGCCAAGGTTCAACAACCCTAGAAGAAGTTGAGCGAGTAACTTTTACTGATACAGGTTTAGAAGCTGAGTTAAAAGCTAAACGCAAGAGTGGTCTGACTTGCCGCACTTGCGATGCCACATTACAACCGGAATGGCTAGACTGTCCCTACTGTATGACACCGCGCTTTTCCGATTAG
- the dnaK gene encoding DnaK-type molecular chaperone DnaK: protein MGKVIGIDLGTTNSCVAVLEGGQPVVIANSEGGRTTPSIVGFGKGGDRLVGQLAKRQAVTNAENTVFSIKRFIGRRWEDTITERDRSPYTCVKGRDDTVDVQIRGRNYTPQEISSMILQKLKQDAENFLGEAVTKAVITVPAYFTDAQRQATKDAGTIAGLEVLRIINEPTAAALAFGLDKQDQEQLILVFDLGGGTFDVSILQLGDGVFEVKATNGNNQLGGDDFDDCILRWIVERFQQQENIDLSQDKMALQRLREAAEKAKIELSSMLSTSINLPFITADDSGPKHLELELSRSKFEELTGHLIEATIEPMIQALKDADRKAQDIDRIILVGGSTRIPAVQNALIKFFNGKTPDRSVNPDEAVALGAAIQAGVMGGEVDNLLLLDVIPLSLGIETLGEVFTKIIERNTTIPTSRSQIFSTAVDGQTSVEIHVLQGERAMARDNKSLGKFLLAGIPPAPRGVPQIEVSFEIDVNGILKVGAQDKGTGREQSIRITNTGGLSTQEVEKMRQAAEVFAEEDKRRKELVELKNQAESLFLSYESTIKDNGGLIADDMKVLANEKAKQLQAAMTNSNISLPEFQQNLEEFQKTLFAIGANVYNRTNSHIDVESEISQEQFASQPEPPMGGTLIPQFNFDFDEESTAQADYEAID, encoded by the coding sequence ATGGGAAAAGTTATAGGAATCGACTTAGGCACTACTAACAGTTGCGTTGCAGTTTTGGAAGGTGGTCAACCAGTTGTGATCGCTAATTCTGAGGGAGGACGCACAACTCCAAGTATTGTGGGATTTGGAAAGGGGGGCGATCGCTTGGTTGGCCAGCTGGCTAAACGGCAAGCTGTCACTAATGCTGAAAACACAGTCTTCAGTATCAAAAGATTCATTGGTCGGCGTTGGGAAGACACAATAACAGAACGCGATCGCTCACCCTATACCTGTGTCAAAGGTCGAGACGATACTGTTGATGTCCAAATTCGCGGACGTAACTATACACCACAAGAAATCTCTTCGATGATCCTGCAAAAGCTTAAACAGGATGCAGAAAATTTTTTGGGTGAAGCTGTTACTAAGGCAGTAATTACCGTACCGGCTTATTTTACAGATGCCCAAAGGCAAGCGACCAAAGACGCTGGTACCATTGCTGGGTTAGAAGTATTACGGATCATTAATGAACCAACTGCGGCAGCTTTAGCCTTTGGTTTAGATAAGCAAGACCAAGAGCAGCTCATCTTAGTCTTTGACTTGGGAGGCGGCACGTTTGATGTATCCATCTTGCAACTGGGAGATGGAGTGTTTGAAGTCAAGGCAACCAATGGTAATAATCAACTCGGTGGTGACGACTTTGATGACTGTATCTTGCGCTGGATCGTTGAACGCTTCCAGCAACAAGAGAATATAGACCTATCTCAAGATAAGATGGCACTGCAACGCTTGCGTGAAGCAGCGGAAAAGGCAAAAATCGAACTCTCTAGTATGCTCAGTACCTCGATTAACTTGCCGTTTATCACCGCCGATGACAGCGGCCCGAAGCATTTAGAGCTAGAACTCAGCCGTTCAAAATTTGAAGAACTGACAGGGCACTTGATTGAAGCTACCATCGAACCGATGATTCAAGCTCTGAAAGATGCCGATCGCAAAGCACAAGACATCGATCGGATAATTTTGGTAGGTGGCTCTACGCGCATTCCCGCAGTCCAAAACGCTCTCATCAAATTTTTTAATGGCAAAACACCCGATCGCTCAGTTAACCCTGATGAAGCAGTTGCGCTAGGTGCTGCTATCCAAGCAGGGGTTATGGGTGGAGAAGTCGATAATCTGCTGTTATTAGATGTCATCCCCCTATCATTGGGAATTGAAACCTTGGGTGAAGTTTTTACCAAAATCATCGAACGTAACACCACAATTCCTACTAGTAGATCGCAAATTTTTTCCACAGCAGTTGATGGACAAACCTCAGTAGAAATTCACGTTCTGCAAGGTGAACGGGCAATGGCACGAGATAACAAAAGTCTCGGCAAGTTCCTGTTGGCAGGAATTCCTCCAGCTCCCCGTGGTGTACCGCAAATAGAAGTATCTTTTGAAATCGATGTGAATGGCATTCTCAAGGTTGGTGCGCAAGACAAAGGCACTGGTAGAGAGCAGAGTATTCGGATTACTAATACTGGTGGTTTAAGTACCCAAGAAGTCGAGAAGATGCGGCAAGCAGCCGAGGTGTTTGCTGAAGAAGATAAACGGCGTAAAGAACTCGTAGAACTGAAAAATCAAGCCGAAAGTCTATTTTTGAGCTACGAATCGACTATCAAGGACAACGGTGGCTTAATTGCTGATGATATGAAAGTTTTGGCGAATGAGAAAGCCAAACAACTCCAAGCAGCCATGACTAACTCTAATATTTCCTTACCAGAATTTCAGCAGAACTTGGAGGAATTCCAAAAAACTCTATTTGCCATTGGTGCTAACGTATATAACCGTACTAACAGCCACATAGATGTAGAATCGGAAATTTCACAGGAGCAGTTTGCTTCCCAACCAGAGCCACCAATGGGCGGTACGCTAATACCTCAATTTAACTTTGATTTTGATGAAGAAAGCACTGCACAGGCTGATTACGAAGCGATAGATTAG
- a CDS encoding Pilus retraction protein PilT encodes MEMMIEDLMEQLIELGGSDMHLSAGLPPYFRISGKLTPIGEHVLTADQCQRLIFSMLNNTQRKTLEQTWELDCSYGVKGLARFRVNVYKDRGAYAACLRALSSKIPNFDKLGLPDVVKEMTEKPRGLILVTGPTGSGKTTTLAAMIDLINRTRAEHILTVEDPIEFVYEPIKSLVHQRQLGEDTKSFANALKAALREDPDIILVGEMRDLETISLAISAAETGHLVFGTLHTSSAAQTVDRIIDVFPHEKQTQVRVQLSNSLVAVFSQTLVPKKNPKPGEYGRVMAQEIMIITPAISNLIREGKTSQIYSAIQTGGKLGMQTLEKVLADLYKAGTISFEAAMSKTSKPDEIQRLIGGAPQPQAGAKPVAKAH; translated from the coding sequence ATGGAAATGATGATTGAAGACTTGATGGAACAGCTGATTGAACTGGGAGGTTCGGATATGCATTTATCCGCAGGTTTACCTCCCTATTTCCGTATCAGCGGCAAATTGACTCCTATAGGTGAGCATGTATTGACTGCCGACCAGTGCCAAAGACTGATCTTTAGTATGCTCAATAATACTCAGCGTAAAACTTTAGAGCAAACTTGGGAGCTAGACTGTTCCTATGGTGTCAAGGGATTAGCTCGTTTCCGCGTCAATGTCTATAAGGATCGCGGTGCTTATGCTGCCTGTTTGCGTGCTTTAAGTTCCAAAATTCCCAACTTTGACAAATTGGGTTTACCAGATGTGGTCAAGGAAATGACAGAAAAGCCCAGAGGGCTGATTTTGGTCACAGGGCCAACTGGTTCTGGTAAAACAACGACCCTAGCGGCAATGATTGACTTAATTAACCGCACCAGAGCCGAGCATATTTTAACAGTTGAAGACCCAATAGAATTTGTTTATGAACCTATTAAAAGCTTGGTTCACCAACGACAACTTGGTGAAGATACCAAAAGCTTTGCTAATGCTTTGAAAGCAGCCCTGCGGGAAGATCCAGATATTATTCTGGTAGGGGAAATGCGTGACTTGGAAACAATTTCTTTGGCTATCTCTGCTGCGGAAACAGGACATTTAGTTTTTGGTACTTTGCACACTAGTTCTGCTGCACAAACGGTTGACCGGATTATCGACGTTTTCCCTCATGAAAAACAAACTCAGGTCAGAGTGCAGTTATCTAACTCTTTAGTGGCAGTATTTAGCCAAACTTTAGTACCCAAGAAAAACCCTAAACCAGGTGAATATGGTCGGGTGATGGCTCAAGAAATTATGATCATTACTCCTGCCATTTCTAACTTAATTCGAGAGGGTAAAACATCTCAAATTTACTCAGCCATTCAGACTGGTGGTAAATTGGGTATGCAAACTTTAGAAAAAGTTTTAGCCGATTTATATAAAGCTGGCACTATCTCTTTTGAAGCAGCTATGTCTAAGACTTCTAAGCCCGATGAAATCCAACGTTTAATTGGTGGCGCTCCACAGCCACAAGCAGGTGCAAAACCTGTAGCAAAGGCACATTAA
- the grpE gene encoding heat shock protein GrpE codes for MIDENKQVNNTSQQLGEPIEVKQAMKSDSAAQINSNESGSEVNEPVTAQNNVSEDTTFTPENGVSAAERTEQETAALAELTQQIESLKAQLEERNTQYLRIAADFENYRKRNQKEKEDLEVQVKRNTITELLPVVDNFERARSHLKPQTDGEMTIHKSYQGVYKQLVDCLKRLGVSPMRPEGQEFDPNLHEAVMREPTDEHPEGTVLEELVRGYYLGERVLRHAMVKVAAPKEDTPAQDNQSSPANS; via the coding sequence ATGATAGACGAAAATAAACAGGTAAACAATACAAGCCAACAATTGGGTGAACCAATAGAGGTAAAGCAAGCAATGAAGAGCGACTCCGCAGCCCAAATTAACTCTAACGAATCTGGCAGCGAGGTGAACGAGCCAGTGACAGCACAGAATAATGTATCAGAAGATACTACATTTACACCAGAAAATGGTGTATCGGCGGCTGAGAGAACTGAACAGGAAACGGCAGCTTTAGCAGAATTGACTCAACAAATCGAATCTCTCAAAGCACAACTAGAAGAGCGCAACACTCAATATCTGCGAATTGCGGCAGATTTTGAGAATTACCGCAAACGCAATCAAAAAGAAAAAGAAGATTTAGAGGTGCAGGTAAAACGCAACACGATTACGGAATTGTTGCCAGTAGTCGATAATTTTGAACGGGCGCGATCGCACCTCAAACCACAAACTGATGGTGAAATGACTATTCATAAAAGCTACCAAGGCGTTTACAAACAATTAGTCGATTGCTTAAAACGCCTAGGTGTATCCCCAATGCGTCCTGAAGGTCAAGAATTCGATCCTAATCTGCATGAAGCCGTAATGCGCGAACCTACGGATGAACATCCTGAAGGAACAGTGTTAGAAGAGTTAGTACGTGGTTATTACTTGGGTGAACGCGTACTGCGCCATGCAATGGTAAAAGTAGCGGCTCCCAAGGAAGATACACCAGCACAAGATAATCAGTCGAGTCCAGCTAACTCATAA
- a CDS encoding glycoside hydrolase family protein produces the protein MAKGYVALVLHAHLPFVRHPESDYVLEEEWLYEAITETYIPLLKVFEGLKRDGIDFKITMSMTPPLVSMLRDPLLQERYDAHLAQLEELIELEAERNVHNGHIKYLAEHYAAEFNEARQIWERYKGDLVTAFKQYQDTNNLEIITCGATHGYFPLMKMYPQAVWAQIKVACEHYEETFGQAPRGIWLPECAYYEGVERMLADAGLRYFLTDGHGILYARPRPRFGTYAPIFTETGVAAFGRDHESSQQVWSSEVGYPGAPEYREFYKDLGWEAEYEYIKPYIMPNGQRKNTGIKYHKITGRGLGLSDKALYDPYWAREKAAEHAANFMYNRERQAEHLHGIMQRPPIIVSPYDAELFGHWWYEGPWFIDYLFRKSWYDQGTYAMTHLADYLRAEPTQQVCRPSQSSWGFKGFHEYWLNDTNAWIYPHLHKAAERMIEISHLEPEDELQWKALNQAARELLLAQSSDWAFIMRTGTMVPYAVRRTRSHLMRFNKLYEDVKIGKVDSGWLEKVELMDNIFPNLNYRVYRPLT, from the coding sequence ATGGCTAAAGGCTACGTCGCGCTAGTACTCCACGCACATCTGCCCTTCGTTCGTCACCCAGAAAGTGATTATGTGTTGGAGGAAGAATGGCTATATGAAGCCATTACTGAAACTTATATTCCCTTATTGAAAGTATTTGAAGGCTTAAAGCGAGACGGCATCGACTTTAAAATTACGATGAGCATGACACCACCTTTGGTATCAATGCTCCGCGATCCGCTGTTACAAGAACGCTATGATGCACACTTAGCCCAACTAGAAGAACTCATAGAACTAGAAGCTGAACGTAATGTTCACAACGGTCATATTAAATATTTAGCCGAACATTACGCCGCAGAGTTTAACGAAGCGCGTCAGATATGGGAACGCTACAAGGGCGATTTAGTGACAGCGTTTAAGCAGTACCAAGATACTAATAACCTGGAAATCATTACTTGTGGTGCTACTCACGGCTACTTCCCATTGATGAAAATGTATCCACAAGCCGTGTGGGCACAAATTAAAGTAGCTTGCGAACACTACGAAGAAACCTTTGGACAAGCACCTAGAGGTATTTGGTTGCCGGAATGCGCCTACTATGAAGGTGTAGAGCGAATGCTGGCAGATGCAGGATTGCGCTACTTCCTCACCGATGGACATGGGATTCTTTACGCCCGTCCCCGTCCGCGATTTGGCACTTATGCCCCTATTTTTACCGAAACTGGTGTCGCTGCCTTTGGACGAGATCACGAATCTTCTCAACAGGTATGGTCTTCGGAAGTGGGCTATCCTGGTGCGCCAGAATATCGCGAGTTTTACAAAGACTTGGGCTGGGAAGCTGAGTATGAGTACATCAAGCCCTACATCATGCCCAATGGACAGCGCAAGAATACTGGGATTAAGTATCACAAAATTACCGGACGCGGCTTAGGGCTTTCAGATAAAGCACTCTACGATCCTTATTGGGCAAGAGAAAAAGCAGCAGAACACGCTGCCAACTTTATGTATAATCGAGAACGGCAGGCTGAACATTTGCATGGAATCATGCAGCGTCCGCCGATTATTGTTTCGCCCTACGATGCCGAGTTATTTGGGCATTGGTGGTATGAAGGCCCTTGGTTTATTGATTACCTATTCCGTAAATCATGGTATGACCAAGGAACCTACGCCATGACTCACTTAGCAGATTATTTACGGGCAGAACCGACTCAGCAAGTTTGTCGTCCTTCCCAGTCGAGTTGGGGTTTCAAGGGATTCCATGAGTATTGGTTAAACGATACAAATGCCTGGATTTACCCGCATTTGCATAAAGCAGCCGAACGCATGATTGAAATCTCCCACTTGGAACCAGAAGATGAATTGCAATGGAAAGCCTTAAACCAAGCAGCGCGGGAGTTACTATTGGCACAATCTTCCGATTGGGCGTTTATTATGCGCACGGGAACAATGGTTCCCTATGCCGTGAGAAGGACGCGATCGCACTTAATGCGGTTTAATAAGCTTTACGAAGATGTGAAAATTGGCAAAGTTGATAGCGGCTGGCTAGAAAAAGTCGAGTTGATGGATAATATCTTCCCGAATCTCAACTATCGCGTTTATCGTCCGTTGACATAA
- a CDS encoding chaperone DnaJ protein, which translates to MLPSFDSLGVQAGKTLRAQWLFCFLPSNFYLCYMARDYYEILGVSRDADKEEIKQAYRRLARKYHPDVNKEPGAEERFKEINRAYEVLSEPEMRERYNRFGEAGVSGAAAAGFQDMGDMGGFADIFESIFSGFAGGMGGPTQRRRSGPVRGDDLRLDLKLDFREAVFGGEKEIRISHLETCDVCSGSGAKPGTRPRTCSTCSGSGQVRRVTRTPFGSFTQVSTCPTCNGTGTVIEDKCDACDGKGTNQITKKLKITIPAGVDNGTRLRISQEGDAGQRGGPPGDLYVYLFVNEDEEFHRDGINILSEIKVSYLQAILGCRLEVDTVDGPVELIIPPGTQPNTVMKLENRGVPRLGNPVSRGDHMLTVLIDIPTKVTPEERELLEKLAKIKGDRTGKGGLEGFLGNLFK; encoded by the coding sequence ATGCTACCCAGCTTTGATTCCTTAGGAGTACAAGCTGGGAAAACCTTAAGGGCGCAGTGGCTCTTCTGCTTTCTTCCTTCTAACTTTTACCTTTGCTATATGGCCCGCGACTATTATGAAATTCTGGGTGTCTCTCGTGACGCCGACAAAGAAGAAATCAAACAAGCTTACCGCCGCCTAGCCCGGAAGTATCACCCAGATGTGAACAAAGAACCGGGAGCAGAGGAGCGGTTTAAGGAAATTAACCGTGCTTATGAAGTGCTTTCCGAGCCAGAAATGAGAGAGCGTTATAACCGTTTTGGTGAGGCTGGTGTCTCTGGTGCGGCGGCGGCTGGCTTCCAAGATATGGGTGATATGGGCGGTTTTGCCGATATCTTTGAAAGCATTTTCAGTGGTTTTGCTGGTGGAATGGGTGGCCCAACGCAAAGACGACGCAGCGGGCCTGTGCGCGGTGACGATCTGCGATTAGACCTGAAGTTAGATTTTCGGGAAGCGGTATTTGGTGGTGAAAAAGAAATTCGCATTTCGCATTTAGAAACCTGTGATGTTTGTAGCGGTTCGGGTGCAAAACCCGGAACTCGGCCGCGGACTTGTTCGACTTGTAGCGGTTCAGGTCAAGTACGCCGTGTCACGAGAACGCCTTTTGGTAGTTTTACTCAAGTTTCTACTTGTCCTACCTGTAATGGTACGGGAACGGTGATTGAGGATAAATGTGATGCTTGCGACGGTAAAGGCACAAATCAAATCACTAAGAAACTCAAAATTACCATTCCTGCTGGTGTAGATAATGGTACGCGCCTGCGAATTTCCCAAGAAGGTGATGCAGGTCAAAGAGGTGGCCCTCCAGGAGATTTATACGTCTACTTGTTTGTGAATGAAGACGAAGAATTTCACCGGGATGGGATTAACATTCTCTCGGAAATCAAAGTTAGTTACCTGCAAGCAATTTTAGGCTGCCGTTTAGAGGTGGATACGGTTGATGGGCCAGTAGAATTAATTATCCCGCCCGGAACTCAACCAAATACGGTGATGAAGCTAGAAAATCGCGGTGTACCACGCTTAGGCAATCCAGTCAGTCGGGGCGATCATATGCTAACGGTACTGATTGATATTCCTACTAAAGTCACTCCAGAGGAGAGAGAATTGTTAGAGAAGCTGGCTAAAATTAAGGGAGATCGGACTGGTAAAGGCGGTTTAGAAGGATTCTTGGGTAATCTGTTTAAGTAA
- a CDS encoding ribosome small subunit-dependent GTPase A, with the protein MTGATNFTTGQLLGTVLAVQANFYQVQLDQEFGEMGKQDSSHPPMLLCTRRTRLKKIGQQVMVGDRVVIEEPDWSGGRGAIADVLPRQTQLDRPPIANVNQIMLVFAVADPPLEPYQLSRFLVKAESTSLDVVLCLNKSDLISPKIQQEISDRLVGWGYQPIFISVKNCINIDHLSKYLNHKTTVIAGPSGVGKSSLINSLVPNVNLRVGEVSGKLARGRHTTRHVELFELPSQGLLADTPGFNQPDLDCTPEELVYYFPEARARLAVASCRFSDCLHREEPDCAVRGDWERYPHYLQFLDEAIAYQTQRNQQADPESNLKLKTKGKGQTQYEPKLESKKYRRVSRKTQLQALQDLYQDSEE; encoded by the coding sequence ATGACAGGAGCAACTAATTTCACCACTGGACAGTTACTCGGTACAGTGTTAGCTGTACAAGCGAATTTTTACCAAGTCCAGCTGGATCAAGAGTTTGGGGAGATGGGGAAGCAAGATTCTTCTCATCCCCCGATGCTTCTGTGTACCCGTAGAACGCGGTTAAAAAAAATTGGACAACAGGTGATGGTGGGCGATCGCGTAGTCATCGAAGAACCCGATTGGTCTGGGGGAAGAGGCGCGATCGCTGATGTTTTACCCCGTCAAACTCAGTTAGACCGTCCGCCAATTGCCAATGTCAACCAGATTATGCTGGTATTTGCTGTGGCAGATCCACCACTGGAACCTTATCAGCTAAGTCGTTTTCTAGTGAAAGCTGAATCTACTAGTTTGGATGTGGTTTTATGCTTGAATAAAAGCGATTTAATTTCACCAAAGATACAGCAAGAAATTAGCGATCGCTTGGTTGGCTGGGGTTATCAACCAATATTTATTAGTGTCAAAAATTGTATAAATATTGACCATTTATCTAAATATTTAAATCATAAAACTACTGTAATTGCTGGCCCTTCTGGCGTTGGCAAATCTAGTTTGATAAATTCACTAGTTCCTAATGTAAATTTGCGCGTCGGGGAAGTATCTGGGAAATTAGCTCGCGGTCGCCATACTACCCGTCATGTAGAATTATTTGAACTACCTAGCCAAGGTTTACTAGCAGATACTCCAGGCTTTAATCAACCCGACCTCGATTGCACTCCAGAAGAATTAGTATATTATTTCCCCGAAGCGAGAGCGCGGTTAGCAGTTGCTAGCTGTAGATTTAGTGATTGTTTGCATCGGGAGGAGCCTGACTGTGCTGTGCGGGGTGATTGGGAACGCTATCCACATTATCTGCAATTTTTAGACGAAGCGATCGCTTATCAAACTCAGCGTAACCAGCAAGCAGACCCCGAATCTAACCTGAAACTGAAAACTAAAGGCAAAGGTCAAACTCAGTACGAACCAAAGTTAGAAAGTAAAAAATATCGTCGTGTTTCTCGCAAGACGCAACTGCAAGCTTTGCAAGATTTGTATCAAGACAGTGAGGAATAA